A region from the Musa acuminata AAA Group cultivar baxijiao chromosome BXJ1-10, Cavendish_Baxijiao_AAA, whole genome shotgun sequence genome encodes:
- the LOC135595061 gene encoding F-box/kelch-repeat protein At1g80440-like, which produces MEDLIPGLTDDVARECLARVPFNAFPTLFSVCRRWRQELRDPRFHRLRKSNGHAQAVVVLVQSVPDFARYTGPQTLPYRLVIFEPATGVWSSLPPCPGLPHGLPLFCRLAAAGTELVIIGGWKPPEGATTDEVHVYDFVSGKWRRGSPLPSPLRSYFACAATHDSDEGCRTVYIAGGHDERKNALRSALAYDVAGDSWKPLPDMARESIECHGVTLRGKFLVLGWLCAEAFDAAAGSWGPVEEAGGEEFYYSKTYVAREDGRLYRCLGREVMVQLEGGVWAKVAELPGEMRRARYAVAWEGKLMVMGLGHDYGFLANILDMKATTTRTTMAAATWKKVEVPPGYGGSVLGACCSVI; this is translated from the coding sequence ATGGAGGATCTGATTCCCGGCCTCACCGACGACGTGGCACGCGAGTGCCTCGCTCGAGTCCCCTTCAATGCCTTCCCTACACTCTTCTCAGTCTGCAGACGCTGGCGGCAGGAGCTTCGCGACCCGAGGTTCCACCGGCTCCGGAAATCCAACGGCCACGCTCAAGCCGTTGTCGTTCTGGTCCAGTCTGTGCCTGACTTCGCCCGCTACACAGGGCCACAAACCTTGCCCTACCGCCTTGTCATCTTCGAACCGGCCACCGGTGTTTGGAGCTCCCTCCCACCCTGCCCCGGCCTACCTCATGGGCTCCCGCTCTTCTGCCGGCTCGCCGCTGCCGGTACCGAGCTCGTCATCATCGGTGGATGGAAACCTCCCGAGGGGGCCACAACCGATGAGGTCCACGTCTACGACTTCGTATCTGGCAAGTGGCGCCGCGGGTCGCCTCTCCCGAGCCCCCTGCGGTCCTACTTCGCCTGCGCGGCGACGCACGATTCCGACGAGGGCTGCCGAACGGTGTACATAGCCGGCGGGCATGACGAGAGAAAGAACGCGTTGCGGTCCGCTCTGGCGTACGACGTGGCAGGTGACTCGTGGAAGCCGTTGCCCGACATGGCGCGCGAGAGCATCGAGTGCCACGGGGTGACCCTGCGAGGTAAGTTCCTCGTCCTTGGCTGGCTCTGCGCAGAGGCCTTCGACGCGGCTGCGGGGAGTTGGGGCCCCGTGGAGGAGGCCGGGGGGGAGGAGTTCTACTACTCCAAGACGTATGTCGCGAGAGAGGACGGGAGGCTGTACCGGTGCTTGGGGAGGGAAGTGATGGTACAGCTGGAGGGTGGCGTGTGGGCTAAGGTTGCAGAGCTGCCGGGCGAAATGAGGAGGGCGCGATACGCGGTGGCGTGGGAGGGAAAGCTGATGGTGATGGGCTTGGGGCACGATTATGGTTTTTTGGCGAACATTCTCGACATGAAAGCGACTACGACGAGGACGACAATGGCTGCGGCGACGTGGAAGAAGGTTGAGGTGCCGCCGGGGTACGGAGGATCCGTTCTAGGAGCGTGTTGTTCGGTGATCTAA